The following proteins come from a genomic window of Flavobacteriaceae bacterium MAR_2010_188:
- a CDS encoding 3-oxoacyl-[acyl-carrier-protein] reductase, translated as MKLLEGKTAIITGASRGIGRGIALVFAEQGANVAFSYSSSKDAADELEEKLNCLGIKAKGYQSDAADFNQAQELADVVLKEFGSIDILVNNAGITKDNLLMRLSEDDFDKVIEVNLKSVFNMTKAVQRTMLKQRKGSIINMSSVVGVKGNAGQTNYAASKAGIIGFSKSVALELGSRNIRSNVIAPGFIETEMTAKLDEKTVTEWRNAIPLKRGGTPEDIANVCVFLASDMSAYVTGQTINVDGGMLT; from the coding sequence ATGAAATTATTAGAAGGCAAAACTGCCATTATTACTGGGGCAAGTAGAGGTATAGGAAGAGGGATTGCTCTTGTTTTTGCAGAGCAAGGCGCAAACGTTGCATTTAGTTATAGTTCTTCCAAAGATGCGGCAGACGAGCTAGAGGAAAAACTAAATTGTCTTGGAATTAAGGCAAAAGGTTACCAAAGTGATGCCGCAGATTTTAATCAAGCTCAAGAACTGGCAGATGTTGTTTTAAAAGAATTTGGATCGATTGATATTTTGGTTAATAACGCTGGTATCACGAAAGACAATTTGTTGATGAGATTGAGTGAAGATGATTTTGACAAAGTTATAGAAGTAAATTTAAAATCGGTTTTTAATATGACCAAAGCAGTACAACGTACCATGTTGAAACAGAGAAAAGGTTCTATCATAAATATGAGTTCTGTCGTTGGTGTTAAAGGAAATGCTGGGCAGACAAACTATGCCGCTTCTAAAGCAGGGATTATAGGATTTTCAAAATCTGTTGCTTTGGAGCTTGGATCACGTAACATAAGAAGTAATGTTATCGCTCCAGGGTTTATTGAAACAGAAATGACCGCTAAACTCGATGAAAAAACCGTCACCGAATGGCGAAATGCAATTCCATTAAAAAGGGGCGGGACTCCAGAAGACATTGCAAATGTCTGCGTTTTCTTAGCGAGTGATATGAGTGCTTACGTTACCGGACAAACAATAAATGTAGATGGGGGAATGTTGACCTAA
- a CDS encoding UDP-3-O-[3-hydroxymyristoyl] glucosamine N-acyltransferase, with translation MNFPRQYTLKEIAEFIDCKYVGTDNFPIKGINEIHVVEPGDIVFVDHPKYYDKALQSAATIVLINKEVECPEGKALIISDDPFRDFNKLTKHFQPFQKANKSVADSAKIGSSTIIQPNCFIGNNVVIGEGCIIHPNVSIYDNCIIGNNVTIHSGTVLGASAFYYKKRPEGYDQLISGGRVVIEDNVEIGALCTIDRGVTADTTIGEGSKLDNQIQIGHDTLIGKNCLIASQTAVAGCVIVEDNVTIWGQVGIASGLTIKEKAVISAQSGVGRTLEGNKSYFGSPADESRVKFREMNLIKQIPEIIEQLKNLKNDSQGNS, from the coding sequence TTGAATTTTCCTAGACAATATACCCTAAAAGAGATTGCTGAATTTATCGACTGTAAATACGTCGGTACGGATAATTTTCCTATTAAAGGAATCAATGAGATCCATGTTGTAGAACCGGGCGATATTGTGTTTGTCGATCACCCAAAATATTATGACAAGGCATTGCAGTCTGCTGCCACCATTGTTTTGATTAATAAGGAGGTTGAGTGCCCAGAAGGAAAGGCTTTGATTATTAGCGACGATCCTTTTCGGGATTTTAATAAACTTACCAAACATTTTCAACCTTTTCAAAAAGCAAATAAATCCGTAGCGGATTCTGCGAAAATTGGTTCGAGTACAATCATTCAACCAAATTGTTTTATTGGGAATAATGTAGTTATAGGCGAAGGATGTATAATTCATCCAAATGTGAGTATCTATGATAATTGCATCATTGGCAATAACGTTACCATTCATTCTGGAACTGTTTTAGGAGCCTCTGCTTTTTATTACAAGAAAAGACCGGAAGGTTATGACCAACTTATTTCTGGTGGTCGGGTAGTCATTGAAGATAATGTTGAAATTGGTGCACTCTGCACGATTGACCGAGGCGTTACTGCGGATACAACAATCGGTGAAGGTTCAAAATTAGATAATCAAATTCAAATTGGTCATGATACCCTCATTGGTAAAAATTGCCTGATTGCTTCACAAACCGCGGTTGCTGGTTGTGTTATTGTTGAAGATAACGTAACTATTTGGGGCCAAGTCGGTATAGCTAGTGGGCTAACGATTAAAGAAAAAGCCGTAATTTCTGCACAATCTGGGGTCGGTAGAACTTTAGAAGGAAATAAATCTTACTTTGGAAGTCCGGCTGACGAATCTCGGGTTAAATTTAGGGAGATGAATCTCATCAAACAGATTCCAGAAATAATAGAGCAATTAAAAAATTTAAAGAATGACTCCCAAGGAAATAGTTAG
- a CDS encoding elongation factor P, with product MASTSDIRNGLCIRYNNDIYKIIEFLHVKPGKGPAFVRTKMKSVTNGKVLDNTFSAGHKIEDVRVETHKFQFLYSDEEFYHFMNTEDYTQIRLLEAALDSPGLLKEGEIVTVLINTEDNLPLSVDMPASVILEVTHTEPGVKGNTATNATKPATVETGAEVNVPLFINEGDKIKIETEKGTYKERINKE from the coding sequence ATGGCAAGTACATCAGATATACGCAACGGATTGTGTATTAGATACAACAACGATATCTATAAAATTATTGAATTTCTTCACGTTAAACCAGGTAAAGGACCTGCCTTTGTACGTACTAAAATGAAGAGTGTTACCAATGGAAAAGTACTAGATAACACCTTTTCAGCAGGACACAAAATTGAAGATGTCCGCGTTGAAACTCATAAATTTCAATTTTTATACAGTGATGAAGAATTCTATCATTTTATGAACACTGAAGACTACACCCAAATCAGACTTTTAGAAGCAGCATTGGATAGCCCAGGTCTTTTAAAGGAAGGAGAAATTGTTACTGTTTTAATTAATACAGAAGACAATTTGCCACTTTCTGTAGATATGCCCGCAAGTGTTATTTTGGAAGTTACGCACACCGAGCCTGGGGTTAAAGGAAATACTGCGACCAACGCTACCAAACCAGCGACTGTTGAAACTGGTGCAGAAGTAAACGTTCCTTTATTTATAAATGAGGGCGATAAAATTAAAATTGAAACAGAAAAAGGAACCTATAAGGAAAGAATCAATAAAGAATAA
- a CDS encoding Response regulator receiver domain-containing protein yields the protein MNDINILWVDDEIDLLKPHIIFLEKKNYKVTTCKSGTEALEVINDKPFDIVFLDENMPGLTGLETLTEIKEKRADIPVVMITKSEEEYIMEEAIGSKIADYLIKPVNPNQILLSLKKNLDHSRLISEKTTSNYQQVFRKISMDLAMVNSFEEWSELYQRLIYWELQLEDIEDVGMTEILESQKTEANQQFGKFIEKNYQDCFEGGDAPVMSHTLFKQKIVPELSKDQPTLLVVIDNMRYDQWKAFEPIVANYYKKQEESSYYSILPTATQYARNAIFSGLMPSDMEKLFPQFWKNDTDEGGKNLHEEDFLNTQLKRLGIRDYKTEYHKITNLKSGKKLVENFKSLKDNDLTVIVYNFVDMLSHSKTEMEVVKELASNDKAYRSLTVSWFKNSPLLEMIQMAQQMGFKLILTTDHGTINVKNPSKVIGDRDTSLNLRYKTGRSLTFDKKDVFAIKSPKDVHLPLLTMSSSFIFAKGDLFLAYPNNFNHYVSYYRNTYQHGGVSLEEMVIPFVVMTPK from the coding sequence ATGAACGATATAAATATTCTTTGGGTGGACGATGAAATTGATTTGTTGAAACCACACATCATTTTCCTCGAAAAAAAGAATTACAAAGTTACCACCTGCAAGAGCGGAACAGAGGCTTTGGAAGTGATAAATGACAAGCCCTTCGATATCGTTTTTTTAGATGAAAATATGCCAGGTCTTACCGGACTTGAAACTCTTACGGAAATCAAAGAGAAACGTGCCGATATTCCCGTGGTGATGATCACTAAGAGTGAAGAAGAGTATATTATGGAAGAAGCAATCGGTAGCAAAATTGCCGATTATCTTATAAAGCCGGTAAATCCAAATCAAATTCTGTTAAGTCTAAAAAAGAATTTGGATCATTCTAGGTTAATTTCAGAAAAGACCACATCAAATTACCAACAAGTCTTTAGAAAAATATCGATGGACTTAGCAATGGTGAATTCCTTTGAAGAATGGTCAGAACTTTACCAACGTCTAATTTATTGGGAATTACAATTAGAAGATATTGAAGACGTAGGGATGACAGAAATCCTAGAATCCCAAAAGACGGAAGCCAATCAACAATTCGGGAAATTTATTGAGAAAAATTACCAAGATTGTTTTGAAGGTGGCGATGCGCCGGTCATGTCCCATACTTTATTTAAGCAGAAAATAGTTCCTGAACTTAGTAAAGATCAACCGACACTTTTAGTGGTTATAGATAATATGCGTTACGACCAATGGAAGGCGTTTGAGCCCATTGTGGCTAACTATTATAAAAAACAGGAAGAAAGCAGTTACTACAGTATCTTGCCAACTGCGACCCAATATGCGCGAAATGCTATTTTTAGTGGGTTAATGCCGAGTGACATGGAGAAACTTTTTCCACAGTTCTGGAAAAACGATACAGACGAAGGCGGAAAGAACTTGCATGAAGAGGATTTTCTGAACACACAATTAAAGAGACTAGGTATTCGGGATTATAAAACCGAATATCATAAAATCACTAATTTAAAGTCCGGTAAAAAACTGGTTGAAAACTTTAAGTCTTTAAAAGATAATGACCTAACCGTCATCGTTTATAATTTTGTGGATATGCTTTCCCATTCTAAAACAGAAATGGAAGTTGTAAAAGAACTAGCAAGTAATGACAAAGCATATCGTTCTTTAACCGTTAGTTGGTTTAAAAATTCACCGCTGCTAGAAATGATTCAGATGGCGCAGCAAATGGGATTTAAATTAATCCTTACCACTGACCATGGAACCATTAATGTAAAAAATCCTAGTAAAGTTATTGGGGACAGGGATACAAGTTTAAATCTTCGTTATAAAACTGGTAGAAGCCTAACATTTGATAAGAAAGATGTATTTGCTATTAAGTCACCAAAAGATGTGCACTTGCCTTTATTAACTATGAGCAGCTCGTTTATTTTTGCCAAAGGAGATTTATTTCTAGCCTACCCCAACAATTTTAATCATTATGTAAGCTACTACCGTAATACATATCAACACGGAGGAGTTTCGTTGGAAGAAATGGTAATCCCTTTTGTGGTAATGACCCCTAAATAA
- a CDS encoding acyl-[acyl-carrier-protein]--UDP-N-acetylglucosamine O-acyltransferase, with amino-acid sequence MNQPLAYVHPGAKIAKNVVIEPFTTIYNNVKIGEGTWIGSNVTIMEGARIGKNCNIFPGSVISAVPQDLKYNDEETTAEIGDNTTIRECVTINRGTADKMKTVIGDNCLIMAYCHIAHDCLVGNNCIFSNNSTLAGHILIGDYVVLAGMTAVHQFCSIGNHAFVTGGSLVRKDVPPYVKAAREPLSYVGINSVGLRRRGFSPEKIKEIQDIYRILYQQNYNNTQASEIIEAEMEATPERDEILQFIKNSHRGIMKGYFKSN; translated from the coding sequence ATGAATCAACCATTAGCCTATGTGCATCCCGGTGCAAAAATCGCAAAGAATGTCGTAATTGAACCATTTACCACAATTTACAATAATGTGAAGATTGGCGAAGGAACTTGGATTGGGAGTAACGTAACCATAATGGAAGGAGCTAGAATCGGGAAGAACTGTAATATTTTTCCGGGATCTGTAATTTCTGCAGTTCCACAAGACCTAAAATATAATGACGAAGAAACTACCGCAGAAATAGGAGACAATACTACGATTAGGGAGTGTGTTACCATAAACAGGGGTACTGCAGATAAGATGAAGACGGTTATTGGAGATAATTGCCTTATCATGGCTTACTGCCATATCGCTCACGATTGTTTAGTAGGTAATAATTGTATCTTCTCAAACAATTCTACCTTAGCTGGCCATATTTTGATCGGCGATTATGTGGTACTTGCAGGAATGACGGCAGTACATCAATTTTGTTCTATTGGTAATCATGCGTTTGTCACCGGAGGTTCTTTGGTAAGAAAGGATGTTCCACCTTACGTTAAGGCGGCGAGAGAGCCACTTTCTTATGTTGGGATTAATTCGGTGGGATTAAGAAGAAGAGGTTTTAGCCCAGAGAAAATAAAAGAGATTCAAGATATTTATAGAATACTTTATCAACAGAACTATAATAATACTCAGGCTTCAGAAATAATTGAAGCCGAAATGGAAGCGACTCCTGAAAGGGACGAGATTCTTCAGTTTATAAAAAATTCCCATAGAGGAATAATGAAAGGTTACTTTAAATCGAATTAA
- a CDS encoding 3-hydroxyacyl-[acyl-carrier-protein] dehydratase /UDP-3-O-[3-hydroxymyristoyl] N-acetylglucosamine deacetylase produces the protein MAIIKTDVKQKTIKKEISLTGVGLHTGREVTITFCPAPVNTGFAFKRVDLEGSPTIEADANYVTNTQRGTCLEKNGVIIQTSEHVLAALVGMDLDNVIMELNASEPPIMDGSAKFFVKAIEDAGIEEQNDFREAYVVSEVISYTDEKTGSEIIVMPAKEYQVTTMVDFGTKVLGTQNATLNTISEFKNEIANSRTFSFLHEIEMLLENGLIKGGDLNNAIVYVDKELSPETMKKLRIAFNKESIAVKPNGILDNLTLHYPNEAARHKLLDVLGDLSLIGIHLKGKIIANKPGHYINTQFAKKLSKIIKNERRNHVPNVDLNQEPLMDVNQIMNMLPHRPPFLLIDKIFELSDSHVLGIKNVTMNEPFFQGHFPGAPVMPGVLIVEAMAQTGGILVLSTVPDPENYLTFFMKIDKVKFKLKVMPGDTLVFKCDLITPIRRGICHMQGYAYANNKLCAEAELMAQISKVK, from the coding sequence ATGGCAATAATAAAGACTGACGTTAAACAGAAGACAATAAAGAAGGAGATTTCTTTAACGGGTGTGGGTTTACATACCGGACGAGAAGTAACCATTACATTTTGTCCTGCGCCGGTAAATACGGGTTTTGCATTTAAAAGAGTAGATTTAGAAGGATCGCCGACTATAGAAGCAGACGCTAATTATGTTACCAATACCCAACGGGGAACTTGTTTAGAAAAAAATGGGGTTATCATTCAAACTTCAGAACATGTTTTGGCTGCATTGGTGGGTATGGATCTGGACAATGTTATCATGGAACTTAATGCATCAGAGCCGCCTATTATGGATGGTTCTGCAAAATTTTTCGTTAAAGCCATAGAAGATGCGGGCATTGAAGAACAAAATGATTTCCGTGAAGCCTATGTTGTTTCTGAAGTCATCTCATACACAGACGAAAAAACCGGTAGCGAAATTATCGTCATGCCGGCAAAAGAATATCAAGTGACCACCATGGTAGATTTTGGCACTAAAGTATTAGGTACCCAAAATGCTACTTTAAATACGATTTCAGAATTTAAAAATGAAATAGCCAATTCTAGGACTTTTAGTTTTCTTCATGAAATCGAAATGTTATTAGAGAATGGTCTTATTAAAGGTGGGGATCTAAATAATGCAATCGTTTATGTGGATAAGGAATTATCCCCAGAAACGATGAAAAAGCTAAGAATTGCTTTCAATAAAGAATCAATTGCAGTAAAGCCGAATGGTATCTTGGACAACCTGACCCTTCACTATCCAAATGAAGCGGCGCGTCATAAATTATTGGATGTTTTAGGTGATTTGTCCTTGATCGGGATTCATCTTAAAGGAAAAATTATTGCTAATAAACCGGGTCATTACATCAACACCCAGTTTGCTAAAAAATTATCAAAGATTATTAAAAATGAAAGACGCAATCACGTTCCCAACGTAGATTTAAATCAAGAACCTTTGATGGATGTCAATCAGATAATGAACATGCTTCCTCATCGACCACCATTTTTGTTGATCGATAAAATTTTTGAACTTTCTGATTCTCACGTTTTGGGGATTAAGAATGTTACTATGAACGAACCATTCTTCCAAGGACATTTTCCTGGAGCGCCAGTAATGCCTGGGGTTTTGATTGTTGAAGCAATGGCGCAAACTGGCGGAATATTAGTTTTAAGTACCGTACCAGACCCAGAAAATTACTTAACCTTCTTTATGAAGATTGACAAAGTTAAGTTTAAGTTGAAGGTGATGCCAGGCGATACTTTAGTCTTTAAGTGCGATTTAATTACGCCGATCAGACGAGGTATTTGTCATATGCAAGGTTATGCTTATGCCAACAATAAATTATGTGCAGAAGCTGAGCTGATGGCTCAGATTTCTAAAGTTAAATAA
- a CDS encoding succinyl-CoA synthetase alpha subunit — MSVLVNKDSKIIVQGFTGSEGTFHAEQMIEYGTNVVGGVTPGKGGQKHLDKPVFNTVEEAVKEVGADTSIIFVPPAFAADAIMEAADAGIKVIITITEGIPVSDMITAADYIKDKDCRLIGPNCPGVITPGEAKVGIMPGFVFKKGKVGIVSKSGTLTYEAADQVVKQGLGITTAIGIGGDPIIGTTTKEAVELLINDPETEAVVMIGEIGGQLEADAAKWYKESGSKKPIIGFIAGETAPAGRTMGHAGAIVGGSDDTAQAKKKIMRECGIHVVDSPAEIGKKVKEVMG; from the coding sequence ATGAGCGTTTTAGTTAATAAGGATTCAAAGATAATAGTTCAAGGTTTTACAGGTAGTGAAGGAACGTTTCATGCCGAACAAATGATTGAATACGGAACGAATGTGGTAGGTGGAGTAACTCCAGGAAAAGGTGGACAAAAGCATCTTGATAAACCAGTTTTTAACACGGTTGAAGAAGCGGTTAAAGAAGTTGGTGCAGATACCTCTATTATTTTTGTGCCACCAGCTTTTGCGGCAGATGCAATTATGGAAGCGGCTGATGCTGGTATCAAAGTTATTATTACTATTACCGAAGGAATTCCTGTATCCGATATGATAACGGCTGCAGATTATATTAAAGACAAGGATTGTAGACTTATAGGTCCTAACTGTCCGGGAGTAATAACTCCGGGTGAAGCTAAAGTTGGGATTATGCCAGGTTTTGTTTTCAAAAAAGGTAAAGTCGGTATCGTTTCAAAATCTGGGACTCTTACATACGAAGCAGCAGACCAAGTAGTAAAACAAGGTCTTGGAATTACAACCGCCATTGGTATTGGGGGTGACCCTATTATAGGGACTACTACTAAAGAAGCCGTAGAATTATTGATCAATGACCCAGAAACTGAAGCGGTTGTAATGATAGGTGAGATTGGTGGTCAATTGGAAGCTGATGCCGCAAAATGGTATAAAGAGAGTGGAAGTAAGAAACCAATCATTGGTTTTATCGCCGGAGAAACTGCTCCAGCTGGCCGAACAATGGGTCATGCCGGTGCAATTGTTGGTGGAAGTGATGATACTGCTCAGGCCAAAAAGAAAATAATGAGAGAATGCGGAATTCATGTTGTGGATTCTCCAGCAGAAATAGGAAAAAAAGTAAAAGAAGTAATGGGCTAA
- a CDS encoding alanine dehydrogenase: MSKSLTPFSQSELLPQEETLEIYKRKGELFIGIPKETYFQEKRVCLTPDAVSALVSNGSRVMIEAGAGDGANFKDKDYSEAGAEVTKDTSKVYSCPIILKVEPPSAEEIKHINPQSLLISALQLKTQSKKYFESLASKRVTAIAFEFIKDADGSYPAVRSLSEIAGTASVLIASELLANVNGGNGLMFGNISGVPPVEVVIIGAGTVGEFAAKSAIGLGANVKIFDNSITKLRRVQSNLGRNLYTSTLQPKNLLKALKRCDVAIGAIRGNHRAPVVVTSSMVDNMKAGSVIIDVAIDMGGCFETSEITSHNKPTFEYNGITHYCVPNIPARYARSASISISNMFTPYLLKIADDGGIENAIRFDRGLKNGLYFYHGILTSKSVADWFDLKCSDVNLLIF, translated from the coding sequence ATGAGTAAATCCCTTACCCCCTTTTCTCAATCTGAATTATTACCACAAGAAGAAACTTTAGAGATTTATAAAAGAAAAGGAGAACTTTTTATAGGAATTCCTAAAGAAACTTATTTCCAAGAAAAAAGAGTTTGTCTTACTCCAGACGCTGTTTCTGCTTTAGTATCTAACGGTAGCAGAGTCATGATTGAAGCTGGTGCTGGTGACGGGGCGAATTTTAAGGATAAGGATTATAGTGAAGCCGGAGCGGAAGTCACTAAAGACACTTCTAAAGTATATTCGTGCCCTATCATATTAAAGGTAGAGCCGCCTTCCGCAGAAGAAATAAAACACATCAACCCTCAGTCTTTACTAATATCTGCTCTTCAACTTAAAACCCAAAGTAAAAAATATTTTGAATCCTTAGCTTCTAAAAGAGTTACCGCAATCGCATTCGAATTTATTAAAGATGCTGATGGCAGCTACCCTGCCGTGCGCTCACTTAGTGAAATTGCCGGTACTGCATCTGTTTTAATCGCCTCTGAGCTGTTAGCTAATGTAAACGGGGGAAATGGATTAATGTTCGGAAATATAAGCGGTGTACCGCCAGTTGAAGTTGTGATTATTGGCGCTGGCACCGTGGGTGAATTCGCTGCTAAATCTGCAATAGGACTCGGAGCAAACGTAAAGATTTTCGATAATTCAATCACAAAATTACGTAGGGTACAATCCAATCTTGGTAGAAACCTTTACACTTCTACACTTCAGCCTAAAAATCTATTAAAGGCATTAAAAAGATGTGATGTTGCAATTGGTGCAATTAGAGGAAATCACCGAGCTCCAGTTGTTGTGACCTCAAGTATGGTAGATAATATGAAGGCTGGATCCGTAATAATAGACGTTGCAATAGATATGGGCGGTTGTTTCGAAACCAGTGAAATTACTTCTCATAACAAACCAACGTTTGAATATAATGGAATAACCCACTACTGCGTGCCGAACATTCCTGCGCGATACGCGCGATCAGCTTCTATTTCCATTAGTAATATGTTTACTCCTTATCTATTAAAAATAGCAGACGATGGCGGAATTGAAAATGCCATTCGTTTTGACCGCGGATTAAAAAATGGATTGTACTTTTACCACGGAATTTTAACGAGCAAATCTGTTGCAGATTGGTTCGATTTAAAATGTAGTGACGTAAATCTTCTGATTTTCTAA
- a CDS encoding SnoaL-like domain-containing protein: MTPKEIVRSYYESDLVHDQGVVDTYLHKDCILHWHNSKGYSRLNFNQIKNLYDKINSAYETTRVQISHLVAEGDTVTTRFTFFVTPIETPDEEQPLAHFITVWELKDDQLYKGYEISQKADSSLASLASFQI; this comes from the coding sequence ATGACTCCCAAGGAAATAGTTAGAAGTTATTATGAATCAGACTTAGTTCACGATCAAGGTGTGGTCGATACTTATTTACATAAAGACTGCATTTTACACTGGCACAATTCTAAAGGTTATTCAAGATTGAATTTCAACCAAATTAAAAATCTCTACGACAAGATAAATAGTGCTTATGAAACTACTAGAGTTCAAATAAGTCATTTAGTTGCAGAAGGTGATACGGTTACCACGCGATTTACATTTTTTGTGACCCCAATTGAAACTCCGGATGAAGAGCAGCCTCTGGCCCATTTTATTACGGTTTGGGAATTAAAAGACGACCAACTTTATAAAGGATATGAAATCAGTCAGAAAGCCGATAGTAGTCTTGCTAGTCTTGCAAGCTTTCAAATTTAA
- a CDS encoding tRNA threonylcarbamoyladenosine biosynthesis protein TsaE: protein MEFRFNLENIDSIAQKIAESLQSKVVLFYGQMGSGKTTLIKSLTRVLGSNDNVTSPTYSLVNEYKGDEIGIFHFDLYRLKDEREAIDFGFEEYLDHGNLVLIEWPEKVLELLPESVDVISLQQEENGSRTLKLYLKIDLTDKKLMMTQNFY from the coding sequence GTGGAATTCAGATTTAATTTAGAAAATATTGATTCTATCGCACAAAAGATTGCAGAAAGTTTACAGTCCAAAGTTGTTCTTTTCTATGGACAAATGGGCAGCGGTAAAACAACATTGATTAAATCCTTAACGCGAGTTCTTGGCAGCAATGATAATGTAACCAGCCCAACCTATTCGCTGGTCAATGAATACAAAGGAGACGAAATTGGTATTTTTCATTTTGATTTGTACCGCTTGAAAGATGAAAGAGAAGCAATTGATTTTGGATTTGAAGAGTATCTAGATCATGGAAATCTCGTATTGATTGAATGGCCAGAAAAAGTGTTAGAATTATTGCCAGAATCAGTTGATGTGATATCACTTCAACAGGAAGAAAATGGCTCCAGAACCCTCAAATTATACCTAAAAATAGATTTAACCGATAAAAAGCTTATGATGACTCAAAATTTTTACTAA
- a CDS encoding UDP-3-O-[3-hydroxymyristoyl] glucosamine N-acyltransferase, translating to MKFTATQIAGILEGDIVGDPDVEVSKLAKIEEGTEGSLTFLANPKYKSFIYSTKASITIVNKTFEAENSLSTTLIKVDDAYKSFSKLLEYYNQVKLNKSGIETPSFISETSSLGENIYVGAFTYLGENVKLANNVKVFPNSYIGDNVTIGENTIIFSGVRIYSETIIGQDCVLNSGVIIGADGFGFAPNEKGEYIKVPQTGNVIIENNVDVGAATTIDRATLGSTIIRNGVKLDNQIQIAHNVEIGENTVIAAQTGIAGSTKIGKNCQIGGQVGFAGHITIGDNVKIQAQSGIGRNVKDNEVLQGSPAFNYGEYNKSYVHFKNLPKTVKNLNELDKKINGNNKD from the coding sequence ATGAAGTTCACAGCCACTCAAATAGCAGGCATTTTGGAAGGAGATATTGTTGGTGACCCAGATGTCGAAGTTTCTAAACTGGCTAAGATAGAGGAAGGTACAGAAGGTTCTCTTACTTTCTTGGCAAATCCAAAGTACAAATCATTCATATATTCCACTAAGGCTTCAATCACGATTGTGAACAAGACCTTTGAGGCCGAAAATTCTCTAAGCACGACCTTAATTAAGGTCGATGACGCCTATAAATCGTTTTCAAAATTACTTGAATATTATAACCAAGTAAAGTTGAATAAGTCGGGTATCGAAACCCCATCTTTTATATCCGAAACAAGTTCCCTAGGAGAAAACATCTATGTTGGAGCGTTTACTTACCTTGGTGAGAATGTAAAACTTGCGAATAATGTAAAAGTTTTTCCAAATTCATATATTGGTGATAATGTTACAATTGGAGAGAATACCATAATATTTTCAGGTGTACGTATTTATTCTGAAACCATTATCGGGCAAGATTGTGTCCTTAATAGTGGAGTTATTATTGGTGCAGACGGTTTTGGATTTGCCCCTAATGAAAAAGGAGAATATATTAAGGTTCCACAAACAGGAAATGTTATTATCGAAAATAATGTAGATGTTGGTGCAGCAACCACAATAGATAGGGCCACCTTGGGTTCTACTATTATAAGGAATGGGGTTAAACTAGACAATCAGATACAGATTGCGCATAACGTTGAAATTGGAGAAAATACAGTTATCGCTGCTCAAACGGGGATTGCCGGCTCTACCAAGATCGGAAAGAACTGCCAAATCGGAGGACAGGTTGGCTTTGCTGGTCACATCACGATTGGTGATAATGTAAAAATTCAAGCTCAATCGGGGATAGGAAGAAATGTGAAGGATAACGAAGTTCTTCAAGGTTCGCCTGCATTTAATTATGGAGAATACAACAAATCTTATGTTCACTTCAAAAACCTACCAAAAACTGTAAAGAATTTAAACGAATTAGATAAAAAGATAAATGGCAATAATAAAGACTGA